A portion of the Oxynema aestuarii AP17 genome contains these proteins:
- a CDS encoding DUF928 domain-containing protein, with product MPVKHFQNSIIFRSPTSALAIATLLVVAIAPMGNLATASEITIADSPTPRVNDRPGGREPGGNRAPLPEIDNAPGGREPGATRSANGCLEEDKALAIVQPVGDRNRITTSAIYPTFFFYLPETSAPKAEFVLTDDRYQEIYKTTFDVFDAGSTIRVTIPASLLSPTLEVGSEYTWSFSLLCNPNEPSGNIFIQGTIERMMSSEGSQGEMMAASASDRLARFLEEENWTDALIALADLRRENPNDRSLRDRWTSLLQELGLEEYANEPLVQP from the coding sequence ATGCCAGTTAAACATTTTCAAAACTCCATAATTTTTCGATCGCCGACCTCGGCGTTAGCGATCGCCACCCTCTTAGTCGTCGCGATCGCGCCGATGGGGAATCTGGCGACAGCCTCCGAAATCACGATCGCCGATTCGCCTACCCCCAGAGTGAACGACCGTCCGGGAGGACGAGAACCGGGAGGCAACCGCGCGCCCCTTCCCGAAATTGACAACGCCCCGGGAGGACGAGAACCGGGCGCAACCCGCAGCGCCAATGGATGTCTGGAAGAAGATAAAGCCTTGGCGATCGTGCAACCCGTCGGCGATCGCAACCGCATTACCACCAGTGCTATCTATCCGACGTTCTTCTTCTACCTTCCAGAAACCAGCGCGCCCAAAGCCGAATTTGTTCTCACGGACGATAGGTATCAAGAAATTTACAAGACCACTTTCGACGTTTTCGATGCAGGTAGCACGATTCGGGTCACTATCCCCGCTTCTCTGCTGTCGCCGACATTGGAAGTGGGATCCGAGTATACTTGGTCTTTTTCCTTATTGTGCAATCCCAACGAACCCTCGGGGAATATCTTCATTCAAGGAACGATCGAACGGATGATGTCGAGTGAGGGATCGCAAGGGGAAATGATGGCAGCTTCGGCGAGCGATCGCCTCGCCCGCTTCCTGGAGGAGGAAAACTGGACCGATGCCCTGATTGCCTTAGCCGACCTGCGCCGCGAAAACCCGAATGACCGCAGTTTGCGCGATCGCTGGACGTCCCTCTTACAAGAGTTGGGACTCGAAGAGTACGCCAACGAACCGTTAGTGCAACCTTAA
- a CDS encoding lysylphosphatidylglycerol synthase transmembrane domain-containing protein — translation MKRLISIAVSLIILTIIYTKIDFLGLIRVFENSDRGWTIASFAMLIPLVLITSWRLQELTPSGVRLRFAEANRLILAASVLNMVLPSKMGDLAKAYFMRDRGHLSGSLALSLVVFEKACDLLSLLLWCIFGLCLYPDKNFLFWVMTVAVSSSFIFGILLLSSRKFAHLFFDLTGRIAPKKIGVKLDKMRFSWGEMHEYFWSDRRQLAKICLTSIFLWFCHLLQIWFFILALKAWTPFLANLALSPLAILAGLMPLTFAGVGTRDAALILFYQPYFNEATGAALGLLCTSRYFIPAIAGLPFLSQYLATVRNFKKS, via the coding sequence ATGAAACGATTAATTTCGATCGCCGTCAGCTTAATTATTTTAACGATTATTTATACCAAAATTGACTTTTTAGGACTGATTCGCGTTTTTGAAAACAGCGATCGTGGCTGGACGATTGCCAGTTTTGCCATGTTAATCCCCTTAGTGTTGATTACCAGTTGGCGGTTGCAAGAATTAACCCCTTCGGGAGTACGATTGAGATTTGCCGAAGCCAATCGGCTGATCTTAGCCGCCAGCGTCTTAAATATGGTCTTGCCCTCTAAAATGGGGGATCTGGCAAAAGCTTACTTTATGCGCGATCGCGGTCATTTGAGCGGGTCGCTAGCCCTATCTCTCGTCGTTTTTGAAAAAGCTTGCGACCTACTTTCTTTACTGCTATGGTGTATTTTTGGTTTGTGTTTGTATCCCGACAAAAACTTTTTATTTTGGGTGATGACCGTTGCTGTCAGCAGTAGTTTTATTTTTGGCATTTTATTGCTCAGTTCCCGCAAATTTGCTCATTTATTTTTCGATCTCACTGGCCGAATTGCTCCTAAAAAGATCGGGGTTAAACTCGATAAAATGCGCTTTTCTTGGGGAGAAATGCACGAATATTTCTGGAGCGATCGCCGCCAATTGGCGAAAATTTGCCTCACCTCAATATTTCTGTGGTTTTGTCATTTATTGCAAATTTGGTTTTTTATCCTCGCCCTCAAAGCTTGGACCCCCTTTCTGGCGAATTTAGCCCTGTCCCCCCTAGCCATTTTAGCCGGATTAATGCCCCTCACCTTTGCGGGAGTCGGAACCCGAGACGCGGCCCTGATTTTGTTTTATCAACCCTATTTTAACGAAGCCACTGGTGCAGCTTTGGGCTTATTATGTACCTCTCGTTATTTCATCCCCGCGATCGCCGGACTCCCTTTTCTCAGTCAATATTTAGCAACCGTTCGCAATTTTAAAAAATCGTGA
- a CDS encoding CHAT domain-containing protein, with protein MSFSVSLSLLLAFGLSGTTDRPFASLSPNPIVTLAQGASEDDARGDRLLEQGRQQFKNSQFREAAATWERALSVYRAEGDRRGELQAVGFLGMIYPYFGEYRKALEFAERQLALARELGDRQGESNAWGNFSVIYIYLGDFPRAIEVSEKLLELSRELDDRAGERSAIGNLGLIYLSRSQYGKAIEYIHKSLEMSREDGNKLNQSNGLGNLGVAYRAIGNYDRAIEYTEAQLEIAREIGNRQQEANALGNLGIIYIYKQQYNSAIEYNERQLAIAREIGDPRGAKNALGNIGIVDFLREDYGGAIARFNEVLSLTRQIGDRAGEANSLGNLAQAHLRSANYSEATNYAREQLALVRELGDRRAEANALMSLGGALLYDGRSQEAIPLLRQGIEVFESLVPGVSNENKITLLDTFGDSYDLLQQALVLVGRAEEALEVSERGRARAFVELLAQRRNPNSTAEIELDPPTIADITQVARDRQATLVEYSIVDAGLLIWVVTPEGNVHLRTVKFSPEQLQNLAEQGRVSAAGGVILNENEIAFANAVRGTRAALNFNQSAAQEQANAVEEIEEEREKLKELYNLLIKPIEDLLPDNPDARIVFIPDASLFLVPFPALIDDRDRYLIERYTLLSAPSIQVLQLTERRSPPSSSESGEGEFLVVGNPKMPPVYSLERNQLEPLRALPYAQAEAIEIAKIVKTLALVGEKATEALLKQRMTQARVIHLATHGLIDDRHAMDSAIAVTPDSDNDGLLTAEEIFELDLKADLVVLSACETGLGEITGDGVVGLSRSFLSAGSRSVLVSLWSVRDDSTAFLMREFYREFDRTGDKAHALRQAMLVTMDREQYAHPFHWAAFTLIGAAD; from the coding sequence ATGAGCTTTTCCGTATCTCTCTCACTTCTGCTAGCCTTCGGTCTTTCGGGAACCACCGATCGCCCGTTCGCGTCGCTCTCACCTAATCCCATCGTCACCCTGGCTCAAGGAGCTAGCGAAGACGACGCCCGGGGCGATCGCCTCCTGGAACAAGGACGCCAGCAGTTTAAAAACAGTCAGTTTCGCGAAGCGGCGGCGACCTGGGAACGGGCCTTAAGCGTGTATCGGGCCGAAGGCGATCGCCGGGGAGAACTGCAAGCGGTAGGGTTTTTGGGTATGATTTACCCGTACTTCGGCGAGTATCGAAAAGCCCTGGAGTTCGCCGAGCGACAGTTAGCCCTCGCCCGGGAATTGGGCGATCGCCAGGGAGAATCGAACGCCTGGGGCAATTTTTCGGTGATTTATATTTACCTCGGCGATTTTCCTCGGGCGATTGAAGTCAGCGAAAAACTGTTAGAACTCTCCCGAGAACTCGACGATCGGGCGGGGGAACGCAGTGCGATCGGAAACTTGGGATTGATTTATTTATCTCGATCGCAATACGGTAAGGCGATCGAATATATCCATAAAAGTTTGGAAATGAGCCGCGAAGATGGCAACAAGTTAAATCAATCCAATGGCTTGGGCAATCTCGGGGTCGCCTATCGGGCGATCGGCAATTACGATCGCGCCATCGAATATACCGAGGCACAATTGGAGATCGCCCGCGAGATCGGCAATCGCCAGCAAGAGGCCAACGCCCTCGGCAATCTCGGGATAATTTATATCTACAAGCAACAATATAATAGCGCCATCGAGTATAACGAACGACAGTTAGCGATCGCCCGCGAGATCGGCGATCCGCGCGGTGCCAAAAATGCTTTGGGAAACATCGGCATCGTTGACTTCCTTCGCGAAGATTACGGCGGGGCGATCGCTCGGTTTAACGAGGTTTTGAGCCTCACGCGCCAGATCGGCGATCGCGCCGGGGAAGCCAATTCCCTCGGCAATCTCGCCCAAGCTCACCTGCGATCGGCGAACTATAGCGAAGCGACGAACTACGCCCGAGAACAACTCGCCCTCGTGCGCGAATTGGGCGATCGCCGCGCGGAAGCCAACGCCCTGATGAGCTTGGGTGGCGCCCTGTTATACGACGGTCGCAGTCAAGAGGCGATCCCGTTACTGCGTCAGGGGATTGAAGTCTTCGAGTCCCTAGTTCCCGGAGTCAGCAACGAGAATAAAATCACCTTACTCGATACTTTTGGCGACTCCTACGACCTCCTGCAACAGGCGCTGGTTCTGGTCGGTCGGGCCGAAGAAGCCTTAGAAGTCTCCGAACGCGGACGGGCGCGCGCGTTTGTCGAGTTATTAGCCCAACGTCGCAACCCGAATTCGACCGCCGAAATCGAGTTAGATCCGCCGACGATCGCCGATATCACACAAGTGGCACGCGATCGCCAGGCGACCCTCGTCGAATATTCGATTGTCGATGCCGGATTATTAATTTGGGTCGTCACCCCGGAAGGTAACGTCCATCTGCGAACGGTGAAATTTTCCCCGGAACAACTGCAAAACCTTGCCGAACAAGGACGGGTCAGTGCTGCCGGAGGTGTCATTCTCAACGAAAACGAGATCGCCTTTGCGAATGCCGTGCGCGGCACGCGAGCGGCCCTCAACTTCAACCAAAGTGCCGCGCAAGAACAAGCGAATGCGGTAGAAGAGATCGAAGAAGAGCGCGAAAAGTTAAAAGAACTTTACAACCTCCTCATCAAACCGATCGAAGATCTGTTACCGGACAATCCCGACGCGCGGATCGTGTTTATTCCCGACGCTTCCTTATTTTTGGTGCCCTTTCCGGCGTTAATCGACGATCGCGACCGCTATTTAATCGAACGCTACACCCTGTTAAGCGCTCCTTCGATTCAAGTGCTGCAACTGACCGAACGGCGATCGCCCCCCTCCTCATCCGAGTCCGGCGAGGGGGAATTTTTAGTCGTGGGTAACCCGAAAATGCCCCCGGTTTACTCTCTAGAAAGGAATCAGCTAGAACCCTTGCGGGCGCTCCCTTACGCCCAAGCGGAGGCGATCGAAATTGCCAAAATTGTTAAAACCTTGGCTTTAGTCGGCGAGAAAGCCACCGAAGCGCTGCTCAAACAACGGATGACCCAGGCGCGGGTCATTCACCTGGCGACTCACGGACTGATTGACGACCGTCACGCGATGGATAGCGCGATCGCGGTAACCCCGGATAGCGATAACGACGGCTTGCTGACCGCCGAGGAAATTTTCGAGTTAGACCTCAAGGCGGATTTAGTAGTGCTGTCCGCTTGCGAGACCGGATTGGGGGAGATTACCGGGGATGGCGTAGTCGGCTTGTCGCGATCGTTCCTCAGTGCGGGGAGTCGCAGTGTTTTAGTCTCCTTATGGTCCGTTCGCGACGATTCCACCGCGTTTTTAATGCGGGAGTTTTACCGGGAGTTCGATCGCACCGGAGATAAAGCCCACGCCTTACGACAGGCGATGTTAGTGACGATGGATCGAGAGCAGTACGCCCACCCCTTTCACTGGGCGGCGTTTACGTTAATTGGGGCGGCGGATTAG
- a CDS encoding ArnT family glycosyltransferase, which translates to MNQNPFNSTNNPDRLKIAIALSAIVGVSLIINIIGINWGLPSTIGWAPDELIPLRVLEGLEKGFSNGWYYKYPPFHFYILALLYSPFWILHQFQIVDIYSSEIYTILFYLGRGLTLLISVGLLLVLYFLASKVFDRASALFSLLIIIVSCPFVYYSKTLNLDIPYLFWFSLSLFFYLRILERQQLRDYLLFSLMAAIAVATKDQAYAFYLLTPLVIIWQHYRYLKQVDPDIRFKDALLDRKIVYSLWVGFGVFFLLHNLIFNLEGFFKHVNLITSGSAQIRPRYEQNLWGQLKMFRQSLIHLRFSLGWGLYFISILGFLKVVSKIRKYRLFAFLLVPLVSYYLFYICIVWYSNIRYLMPILLILSLCGGKFIAEFLGRRSPYLAVKALAIIAIFIYSFSYSFTLNILMVNDSRYRVETWMNENIEANALVLGAGDRKYLPRLEPYRSQVITEPTLETVTNLDPDYIVLTSAYDIRRFESGTPEYQFFAELQDRKLPYRLQFRYQYRPQWYFFNRQELEYRNVDDRYIYSNFDKIDPEITIFQKVRE; encoded by the coding sequence TTGAATCAAAATCCTTTTAATTCTACAAATAATCCCGATCGCCTCAAAATTGCGATCGCTTTGAGTGCGATCGTAGGCGTCAGCTTAATTATTAATATTATCGGCATTAATTGGGGATTACCGAGTACGATCGGCTGGGCCCCAGACGAACTCATTCCCTTACGAGTTTTAGAGGGATTAGAAAAAGGTTTTTCCAATGGGTGGTATTACAAATACCCACCCTTTCACTTCTATATTTTAGCCCTTCTCTATTCTCCTTTCTGGATTCTGCATCAATTCCAGATAGTTGACATTTACAGCAGTGAAATTTATACGATTTTATTTTATCTCGGTCGCGGTCTGACTTTGCTCATCTCTGTCGGCTTGCTGCTGGTGTTATACTTCTTGGCGTCGAAGGTTTTCGATCGCGCTTCTGCCCTCTTTTCTTTACTAATTATAATCGTCAGTTGTCCGTTTGTTTACTATTCAAAAACTCTCAATCTCGATATTCCGTATTTATTTTGGTTTTCCCTGTCGTTATTCTTCTATTTAAGAATTCTAGAACGACAACAATTACGAGATTATCTCCTCTTTTCTCTGATGGCGGCGATCGCTGTTGCTACAAAAGATCAAGCCTATGCTTTTTACCTACTCACGCCTCTAGTTATTATTTGGCAACACTATCGTTATTTAAAACAAGTCGATCCCGATATTCGTTTTAAAGACGCACTTTTAGATCGAAAAATTGTTTATTCGCTGTGGGTCGGATTCGGCGTATTTTTTCTCTTGCATAATCTTATTTTTAATTTGGAGGGTTTTTTCAAGCATGTTAACTTAATTACCTCCGGTAGTGCTCAAATTCGCCCCCGATACGAACAGAATCTCTGGGGACAATTAAAAATGTTTCGCCAAAGTTTGATCCATTTGCGCTTTTCTCTGGGATGGGGATTGTATTTTATTTCGATTTTGGGTTTCCTCAAAGTTGTTTCTAAGATAAGAAAGTATCGTTTATTCGCTTTTTTACTGGTTCCCCTCGTTTCTTACTATCTTTTTTATATTTGCATTGTTTGGTATAGTAATATTCGTTATTTAATGCCCATTTTGTTAATTCTATCTCTGTGTGGCGGTAAATTTATTGCAGAATTTTTGGGAAGGCGATCGCCTTATCTCGCAGTTAAAGCGTTAGCCATTATTGCTATTTTTATTTACAGTTTTTCTTATTCGTTTACACTCAATATTTTGATGGTCAATGACTCCCGTTATCGGGTAGAAACCTGGATGAATGAAAATATTGAAGCGAATGCACTGGTTTTGGGGGCGGGCGATCGCAAATATTTACCCAGACTGGAACCTTATCGTTCCCAAGTCATCACCGAACCCACCCTAGAAACAGTGACTAACCTCGATCCGGACTATATTGTTTTAACGAGTGCTTACGATATTCGTCGGTTTGAAAGTGGGACGCCGGAATATCAGTTTTTTGCCGAACTGCAAGATCGTAAATTACCTTATCGTCTGCAATTTAGATATCAATATCGACCGCAATGGTATTTTTTCAATCGCCAAGAATTGGAATATCGCAATGTAGACGATCGCTATATTTACTCAAATTTCGATAAAATCGATCCGGAAATTACTATTTTTCAAAAAGTTCGGGAATAA
- a CDS encoding glycosyltransferase family 39 protein, translating into MIEFTIEFCRYLLSTSPPTKARERFWLGLTVVFSLTYSLMALQKAFDSTYVVQDDARQHVFWMQRFLDPSLFPNDLIADYFQTVAPSGYTTVYRLAAGWGIDPLLFSKLLPVAIALVTTIYCFYCTLLLFPVAIAAFSSSLLLAQSFWMNFDVVSATPRAFLYPIFIAFVYYFLKRSWLGIGGAIALLGLFYPQYVFIASGLLLLQVIEVEKGSLKLCKNWQTYRFCGWGLAIAFAVMLPYALKTNVYGPVIDGSQAVNLPEFWAEGRAQFFNKNAFLFWTIGERSGILPPLLPPLIWLGVFLPFCLPRLRRSRDRFPLVGLIQPQIRGLFLRLGCSSLGMFVAAHLFLFKLHLPNRYIEHTWRFLLAIASGIFIAILWDAALKLKVEKHQLWGRMAAIGLAIALLGYPIYTPSFPRTNYRPGRLPELYSFFQQQPKNIAIASLSGEANNLPTFSHRSILVGREYAIPYHLGYYRQFSQRIRDLIEAQYTPELSVVKQFIDRYRVNFWLVERSAFSPEYLENQGWLHQYQPQTQQAIADLRSSEATVKVPVVAAAIDRCRVFESGDFVVLDARCIVGNPSLE; encoded by the coding sequence ATGATCGAATTTACGATCGAATTTTGCCGCTATCTGCTGTCAACTTCACCGCCGACCAAAGCCCGAGAACGGTTTTGGTTAGGATTGACGGTGGTTTTTTCTTTAACTTATAGCTTGATGGCATTACAAAAAGCCTTTGACAGCACTTATGTCGTGCAAGATGACGCCCGCCAACATGTATTTTGGATGCAGCGTTTTCTCGATCCGAGTTTATTTCCCAATGATTTAATTGCGGATTATTTTCAAACCGTCGCCCCTAGCGGATACACCACGGTTTATCGCCTAGCCGCCGGATGGGGAATCGATCCGTTATTATTCAGTAAATTATTGCCGGTGGCGATCGCACTGGTAACGACAATTTACTGTTTTTATTGTACTTTACTGCTGTTTCCCGTCGCGATCGCCGCCTTTAGCAGTAGTTTGCTCTTAGCCCAAAGTTTTTGGATGAATTTTGATGTTGTTTCGGCGACACCTAGGGCATTTTTATATCCAATCTTTATTGCTTTTGTGTATTACTTTTTAAAGCGATCGTGGCTGGGGATTGGCGGGGCGATCGCCCTGTTGGGTTTATTTTATCCTCAATATGTTTTTATTGCATCGGGACTGTTACTATTACAAGTCATTGAAGTTGAAAAAGGTTCGTTAAAACTCTGCAAAAATTGGCAAACTTATCGTTTTTGTGGCTGGGGATTGGCGATCGCCTTTGCGGTCATGTTACCGTATGCGTTAAAAACGAATGTTTACGGTCCGGTCATTGATGGGAGTCAAGCGGTGAACTTGCCGGAATTTTGGGCGGAAGGACGCGCTCAATTTTTTAATAAAAATGCTTTCTTATTTTGGACGATTGGGGAGCGATCGGGCATTTTACCGCCCTTATTACCGCCCTTAATTTGGTTGGGAGTTTTTCTCCCCTTTTGTCTGCCAAGGTTGCGGCGATCGCGCGATCGCTTCCCTTTAGTCGGTTTAATTCAGCCTCAAATCCGAGGGCTTTTTTTACGCTTGGGTTGCTCTTCCTTAGGGATGTTTGTTGCCGCCCATTTATTTTTATTCAAATTACATTTACCGAACCGTTATATCGAACATACTTGGCGCTTTTTACTGGCGATCGCCTCCGGTATTTTTATCGCCATTCTCTGGGATGCTGCTTTAAAACTTAAGGTCGAAAAACATCAGTTATGGGGTCGAATGGCGGCGATAGGATTGGCGATCGCCTTATTAGGTTATCCGATCTACACGCCGAGTTTTCCCAGAACGAATTATCGTCCCGGTCGTTTACCGGAACTCTATAGCTTTTTCCAACAACAACCGAAAAACATCGCGATCGCTTCCCTGTCCGGAGAAGCGAACAATTTACCGACATTTTCCCATCGTTCGATTTTGGTCGGTCGCGAGTATGCGATCCCCTATCATCTCGGCTATTATCGTCAATTTAGCCAGCGAATTCGTGACTTAATTGAGGCACAATATACCCCGGAATTGTCTGTTGTCAAACAGTTTATCGATCGCTATCGTGTTAATTTTTGGTTGGTCGAACGATCGGCATTTTCACCGGAGTATTTGGAAAACCAGGGATGGTTACACCAATATCAACCCCAAACTCAACAGGCGATCGCCGATTTGCGATCGTCAGAAGCTACTGTTAAGGTTCCAGTTGTAGCGGCGGCGATCGATCGCTGTCGGGTATTTGAATCGGGAGATTTTGTCGTTTTAGATGCACGATGTATTGTTGGAAATCCATCTCTAGAATGA
- a CDS encoding glycosyltransferase family 2 protein — MDSIERDRGENLPFSVIIPVYNEELAIAHTLDELEQILDRAGSTYEILAIDDGSSDATAAILQQWQQRDRPRPSPHLRVYHHSNNLGYGAALKTGIRHAKHPLIAITDADGTYPSDRIPHLVALTRDADMVIGARIGANVRYSNLRKIPKWFLVRFAEWVTRCRIPDLNSGLRVFRKDIAEQFLNILPDGFSFTTTIAIAMLTNHYIVDYEPIDYHPRIGKSKIQPIRDTLRFLQIILRTGVYFAPLRVFLPVAGVFFSGFLITLFQDLFIRQDLTERTLILLVTSTQLGMFALLADMIDKRSR; from the coding sequence ATGGACTCTATCGAACGAGATCGCGGCGAAAATCTGCCATTTTCGGTGATTATTCCGGTTTATAACGAAGAACTGGCGATCGCCCATACCCTCGACGAATTAGAACAAATCCTCGATCGCGCCGGATCGACTTACGAAATTTTGGCGATCGACGACGGTTCCAGCGACGCCACCGCCGCCATTTTACAACAGTGGCAGCAGCGCGATCGCCCTCGTCCCAGCCCTCACCTGCGCGTCTACCACCACTCCAACAACTTAGGCTACGGCGCCGCCCTCAAAACAGGCATCCGTCACGCCAAACATCCCTTAATCGCCATTACCGACGCCGACGGAACCTATCCGAGCGATCGTATTCCCCACCTCGTCGCCCTCACTCGCGACGCCGACATGGTCATCGGCGCCCGCATCGGCGCCAACGTCCGCTATTCCAACCTCCGCAAAATCCCCAAATGGTTTCTCGTCCGCTTCGCCGAATGGGTCACCCGATGTCGCATCCCCGACCTCAACAGTGGCTTGCGCGTCTTTCGCAAAGATATCGCCGAACAGTTTCTCAACATTCTCCCGGACGGTTTCAGTTTCACCACCACGATCGCGATCGCCATGTTGACGAATCATTATATTGTCGATTACGAACCGATCGACTATCACCCCCGCATTGGCAAAAGTAAAATTCAACCGATTCGCGATACTCTACGTTTCTTACAAATTATTCTCAGAACCGGGGTTTATTTTGCTCCTTTGCGTGTATTTTTACCCGTTGCAGGGGTCTTTTTTTCGGGGTTTTTAATTACTCTGTTTCAAGATCTTTTTATCCGTCAAGATTTAACTGAAAGAACTTTAATTTTACTAGTCACTTCTACTCAATTAGGGATGTTTGCCCTCCTTGCAGATATGATTGACAAGCGCAGTCGGTAA
- a CDS encoding CHASE2 domain-containing protein, which produces MFTKFFTRELRDRLHAVRQSLTATRILMAVAIAVLIAGLLLAQTWGWTQSLELAVFDRMVQMQPDPGPDPRLLVVEITESDLQRFQKWPLSDRIYAHALQELQKHHPKAIALDIFRDLPNPPGYEELVAQLQQPNVIGITYFGNSNIERIPPPPTLAESQVAFSDLLTDPDGVVRRNLMFLPEEDRIFQSLSLSLALFELDDRGLTPKIAADNNYHLGNAIFTQLKPDSGGYQAIDAGGYQILLHYRSRDPARRVTLGDLLDGRYDPAWVEDKLVAIGTTAPSLKDTFFTPYSEVAEGNRKMPGVLIHTQMVSQFLTAAIDDRPTFWFWPAWLETLWILTWEGLGVCIGMRLNHPAMLAVCTVVSLSALALISYQFFLHGGWIPIATPGLGLLLVSAAIVTYELQKARQQQSMVMRLLGQQTSPEIARALWQQRDSLLESGMIPGRTLTATVLFSDIHNFTTISEQTSTDLLMSWLNEYLQAMTREVTTHHGIVNKFIGDALMAVFGLPLSHYNTSEDARNAVSCALAMRDRLRELNDNWAKRGLPVIQIRIGIYTGSVMAGSLGGKERLEYGVIGDSVNIASRLESCEKDRQIDNCRILIARQTLIHVYGEFEVEFWGPLQLKGKQHSVEVYRVLGKLRK; this is translated from the coding sequence TTGTTTACCAAGTTTTTTACGCGAGAGCTTCGAGATCGGCTGCACGCCGTGCGCCAGTCGCTGACGGCGACGCGGATCTTGATGGCGGTGGCGATCGCCGTGTTAATTGCGGGCTTACTGCTGGCGCAAACTTGGGGATGGACCCAAAGCTTAGAACTGGCGGTGTTCGATCGCATGGTGCAGATGCAGCCCGATCCCGGCCCGGACCCGCGCCTGTTGGTGGTCGAAATTACCGAGTCTGACTTGCAACGTTTTCAAAAATGGCCGTTGAGCGATCGCATTTACGCCCACGCTTTGCAAGAACTCCAAAAACATCATCCCAAGGCGATCGCTCTCGATATTTTTCGCGATCTTCCCAATCCTCCCGGTTATGAGGAATTGGTCGCCCAATTGCAACAGCCTAACGTCATCGGTATTACCTATTTCGGCAATAGCAACATCGAACGCATTCCGCCACCGCCGACGTTAGCAGAATCTCAGGTCGCCTTTAGCGATCTGCTCACCGATCCCGATGGGGTCGTCCGTCGCAATTTAATGTTTCTCCCTGAGGAGGACCGGATTTTCCAATCCCTCTCTTTGAGTCTGGCCCTGTTCGAGTTGGACGATCGCGGTCTGACCCCGAAAATCGCGGCAGATAATAACTATCACCTGGGCAACGCTATTTTTACCCAACTCAAGCCCGATTCTGGCGGCTATCAAGCGATCGATGCGGGAGGCTACCAAATTCTCCTCCACTACCGATCGCGCGATCCCGCCCGCCGGGTCACTCTCGGCGATCTACTCGACGGACGCTACGATCCTGCGTGGGTCGAGGATAAACTGGTGGCGATCGGAACCACGGCCCCGAGTTTAAAAGACACTTTTTTTACCCCCTACAGTGAAGTCGCCGAGGGCAATCGCAAAATGCCGGGGGTGTTGATTCACACCCAAATGGTCAGTCAGTTTTTGACTGCGGCGATCGACGATCGCCCCACTTTCTGGTTTTGGCCCGCATGGTTAGAAACCCTTTGGATTCTCACTTGGGAGGGCCTGGGAGTTTGTATCGGAATGCGGCTCAATCATCCGGCAATGCTGGCCGTTTGTACGGTCGTGAGTTTGTCCGCTTTGGCGCTAATTTCCTATCAATTCTTCCTCCACGGCGGCTGGATTCCCATAGCCACGCCCGGCTTAGGATTGTTGCTCGTATCGGCGGCGATCGTCACTTACGAACTCCAAAAAGCCCGACAACAACAATCGATGGTCATGCGCTTACTCGGTCAACAAACTTCGCCAGAAATTGCCCGAGCTCTTTGGCAACAACGCGACAGTCTACTCGAATCTGGAATGATTCCCGGAAGGACATTAACTGCTACTGTATTGTTTAGCGACATTCACAATTTTACGACGATTTCCGAGCAGACTTCTACCGATCTTCTCATGAGTTGGCTCAATGAATATTTGCAAGCAATGACTCGAGAAGTCACGACCCATCACGGGATTGTTAATAAGTTTATTGGCGATGCCTTGATGGCGGTTTTTGGCCTTCCTTTATCCCATTACAATACCTCAGAAGATGCCCGCAATGCCGTATCTTGCGCGTTGGCGATGCGCGATCGCCTCCGCGAACTCAATGACAACTGGGCCAAGCGCGGTTTACCCGTAATTCAAATTCGCATCGGAATTTACACCGGATCTGTAATGGCTGGCAGTTTGGGCGGGAAAGAACGGCTGGAATATGGCGTCATCGGCGATAGTGTCAACATTGCTTCTCGTTTGGAAAGTTGCGAAAAAGACCGTCAAATCGATAATTGTCGGATTTTAATCGCCCGCCAAACCTTGATTCACGTTTACGGAGAATTTGAAGTCGAATTCTGGGGGCCGTTGCAACTCAAAGGTAAACAACATTCGGTGGAAGTTTATCGCGTTTTGGGTAAGTTGCGAAAGTAG